DNA from Helicobacter pylori:
AGATACACTCTTTACAAGCTTTATGATCGCATTGTTTTAGGTCATGCTTTAGGGTATTCTGCACCAATCACGCTCTATTATGAATGGCTGTTTGATGATTGGATCGATCCAGAAAAAATTATGGGCGATCGTTTTAATTGCAGAACAAACTATTTAGAAAGCTTTTTTACGACCAAGAAGCATTTGCTACCTGATGCATTGTTTAAAGTAGATGAAAGTGGGTGTGAAAGTTATCATGGGGATAAAAATAAGGATTTTATTTTACAATCATTTTATATTCAAAATGATTTTTTGTCCCAAAAATATGAAAAAGACAAGATAAAAGCAAAATCTAATTTGGTTCCTAAAAGACAGAATCGTTTATTAACTTATCAATTTGATTTGTTTTTGGAATGTGATATGATTTTTGAAACCCTTGAAGAATTAGCGCTTATTGCTGAAGCGATTAAAAATTTCTTTGTTTTGATTTATGCTCATTCTAAGTTTGACATCCAAATTGACTATATCCAATTCAAACTTTCTAATAAAAACATTACAGCAATAAGAAACACTTACAAAAAAGACAAAAAGTCCATAGAGATAGATCCTTATGGGATTGCTATAAATTTCCAACAGATAGACACCTTCTCTGTAATACTTGAAAAATGGATTTATTTTTATATTAAAGACAATATTAAAGATAATGGAGGTTTTCAACTTGCAAGTATTTTAGATATTATCAATAAAAAAGATCCAATTATTCACTTGTATTTGGACATGTTTGTATTGATTAGCATGATTGAAAGTTTTATTGAAAGTTTTATTGAAAGTTTTTTAAAGAAACCACAAGGAACAAAACTCTGTAAAAAACTCTCTGAATTTTTTAAAATTTCATTATCTAGGACAAAATGCGATCAAACAAAAAATTATTTTAATGATAAATGTCAAGAAGATCTAATCCAACAGATTGTTGACTGCCGCAACAATCTAGCACACGGAGATGATTTAAAGCTTGATACAAACAAAGCTACAGATATTAGCCATGTTTTTATGGATTTCAAGCAAATTGTCATTGAATATTTCTTTGGTAAGATAGAATTGAGCGATTTTATTACAAACAATTTTGGTTTTCTTAACAAAGTTAAATTAAGAAACCCCCCAAAAACAGAAAAAATCGCAGAGCCAAACCGCTAAAACCCCCTAGAAAATTTAAAATTTTAAGTTTTAGGGGTGTTTTTCTTAAGAATTTAGGTTTTTTATAGATTATTATGTTATTATTATACGAAATGTAGACTTTTAGAAGGAAAAATGTTGTATGAAAAAGTTTGTAGTGTTTAAAACGCTCTGTTTATCGGTAGTGTTAGGTAATAGTCTTGTGGCAACAGAAGGTAGCACAGAAGTGCAAAAGCAATTGGAAAAGCCAAAAGACTATAAAGCAGTGAAAGGCGAGAAAAACGCTTGGTATTTGGGGATCAGCTATCAAGTCGGTCAGGCTTCACAAAGCGTTAAAAACCCCCCAAAGAGCAGTGAATTTAACTATCCTAAGTTCCCTGTGGGTAAAACCGACTATCTGGCCGTTATGCAAGGCTTAGGGCTTACTGTGGGTTATAAGCAGTTTTTCGGACAGAAGAGATGGTTTGGTGCCCGTTATTACGGCTTTATGGATTATGGGCATGCCGTGTTTGGAGCGAACGCTTTGACATCAGATAATGGTGGGGTGTGCAAACTCAATGAGCCATGTGCGACCAAAGTAGGGACTATGGGCAATCTGTCTGACATGTTCACTTATGGTGTGGGTATTGACACTTTATACAATGTCATTAATAAAGAAGACGCGAGTTTTGGGTTCTTTTTTGGGGCTCAAATTGCGGGTAACTCTTGGGGTAATACGACAGGGGCCTTTTTGGAAACTAAAAGCCCTTATAAGCACACCTCTTATAGCCTTGATCCGGCGATTTTCCAGTTCCTTTTTAATTTAGGGATTCGCACCCATATTGGTCGGCATCAAGAATTTGACTTTGGCGTGAAGATTCCTACTATCAATGTTTATTACTTTAACCATGGGAATTTGAGCTTCACTTACCGCCGTCAATACAGCCTTTATGTAGGGTATCGTTACAATTTCTGATTTAAAACGCTTGTTTTTCTCTAATTGAAGTTTTTCAATTAGAGTTTTCTCCATAGACTACCGCTTTCTTTTGAAACATTTTTAAAAGTTTTTTGAAAATTAGAATTAAAATCTTTTTGATCATGTTATGATAATCCAAAAATTTAATAAGGATTAAGCATGTCCTATTCTTCTAAAGTCCAATCCCTTTCAGAATCCGCAACGATCGCTATCAGCACGCTCGCTAAAGAATTAAAATCGCAAGGAAAAGATATTTTGAGTTTTTCAGCGGGTGAGCCTGATTTTGACACCCCACAAGCAATTAAAGATGCGGCTATAAAAGCCCTAAATGACGGCTTTACAAAATACACTCCAGTGGCTGGTATCCCTGAATTACTCAAAGCGATCGCTTTTAAATTGAAAAAAGAAAACAACTTGGATTATGAACCGAGTGAAATTCTAGTGAGCAATGGCGCTAAGCAAAGCTTGTTCAATGCGATTCAAGCTTTAATAGAAGAGGGCGATGAGGTGGTTATCCCTGTGCCTTTTTGGGTAACTTACCCTGAGCTTGTGAAATACAGCGGAGGAGTGAGTCAATTCATTCAAACCGATGAAAAAAGCCATTTTAAAATCACTCCCAAACAGCTTAAAGACGCCTTAAGCCCCAAAACAAAAATGCTCATTCTCACCACCCCATCAAACCCTACCGGCATGCTTTATAGTAAGGCGGAATTAGAGGCTTTGGGCGAAGTTTTAAAAGAGACCAAAGTTTGGGTGCTTAGCGATGAAATTTATGAAAAGCTTGTTTTTAAAGGGGAGTTTGTTTCTTGCGCGGCAGTGAGCGAAGAGATGAAAAAACGCACCATTACCATTAATGGCTTGAGCAAGTCAGTGGCGATGACAGGTTGGCGTATGGGCTATGCGGCGAGCAAGGATAAAAAATTAGTCAAATTGATGAACAACTTGCAAAGCCAATGCACTTCCAATATCAATTCTATCACGCAAATGGCTTCTATTGTGGCGCTTGAAGGGTTGGTGGATAAAGAAATTGAAACGATGCGTCAGGCTTTTGAAAAACGCTGTCATTTAGCCCACGAAAAAATCAATGCGATTGAAGGGCTAAACGCTTTAAAACCTGATGGGGCGTTTTATCTGTTTATTAATATTGGCAGTCTTTGTGGGGGGGATTCAATGCGATTTTGCCATGAGTTGTTAGAAAAAGAAGGCGTGGCGTTAGTGCCTGGAAAGGCTTTTGGATTGGAAGGCTATGTCCGTTTGTCTTTTGCATGTTCAGAAGAACAGATTGAAAAGGGGATTGAACGCATCGCTCGCTTTGTCAAATCAAAGGGGTAAAAAAATTGGTATTTAAAAAAAGGGGGACTTAATCTTGTTTAGGATTTTATTTTGGGATTTTGTATTGTAGTTTAGCGGCATAGCGTGGTATAACGGTTTGATTTAAAAGTTTGAAAAGTGCAGTTTTCATAACTAAAATAGATTTATAGATTTTAAGGAATAATAAATGACAATGATATTTGATCATAACAATAATTCTGAAGAATGTCAAATGTTTTTTGACAAGATCAATAATGGCTCGCCTTTTAGGGTTATCACTTTCATTGGACCAATTCTATCGCATT
Protein-coding regions in this window:
- a CDS encoding HEPN domain-containing protein; this translates as MITSLGSVEYFERQCLAFLKNPQTNPQNEQYIPGVFSYQENKISFSFVVLGEIKEIHSLQYQTLYIVDNTKRYTLYKLYDRIVLGHALGYSAPITLYYEWLFDDWIDPEKIMGDRFNCRTNYLESFFTTKKHLLPDALFKVDESGCESYHGDKNKDFILQSFYIQNDFLSQKYEKDKIKAKSNLVPKRQNRLLTYQFDLFLECDMIFETLEELALIAEAIKNFFVLIYAHSKFDIQIDYIQFKLSNKNITAIRNTYKKDKKSIEIDPYGIAINFQQIDTFSVILEKWIYFYIKDNIKDNGGFQLASILDIINKKDPIIHLYLDMFVLISMIESFIESFIESFLKKPQGTKLCKKLSEFFKISLSRTKCDQTKNYFNDKCQEDLIQQIVDCRNNLAHGDDLKLDTNKATDISHVFMDFKQIVIEYFFGKIELSDFITNNFGFLNKVKLRNPPKTEKIAEPNR
- a CDS encoding outer membrane protein, with the protein product MKKFVVFKTLCLSVVLGNSLVATEGSTEVQKQLEKPKDYKAVKGEKNAWYLGISYQVGQASQSVKNPPKSSEFNYPKFPVGKTDYLAVMQGLGLTVGYKQFFGQKRWFGARYYGFMDYGHAVFGANALTSDNGGVCKLNEPCATKVGTMGNLSDMFTYGVGIDTLYNVINKEDASFGFFFGAQIAGNSWGNTTGAFLETKSPYKHTSYSLDPAIFQFLFNLGIRTHIGRHQEFDFGVKIPTINVYYFNHGNLSFTYRRQYSLYVGYRYNF
- a CDS encoding pyridoxal phosphate-dependent aminotransferase, translating into MSYSSKVQSLSESATIAISTLAKELKSQGKDILSFSAGEPDFDTPQAIKDAAIKALNDGFTKYTPVAGIPELLKAIAFKLKKENNLDYEPSEILVSNGAKQSLFNAIQALIEEGDEVVIPVPFWVTYPELVKYSGGVSQFIQTDEKSHFKITPKQLKDALSPKTKMLILTTPSNPTGMLYSKAELEALGEVLKETKVWVLSDEIYEKLVFKGEFVSCAAVSEEMKKRTITINGLSKSVAMTGWRMGYAASKDKKLVKLMNNLQSQCTSNINSITQMASIVALEGLVDKEIETMRQAFEKRCHLAHEKINAIEGLNALKPDGAFYLFINIGSLCGGDSMRFCHELLEKEGVALVPGKAFGLEGYVRLSFACSEEQIEKGIERIARFVKSKG